A stretch of the Streptomyces sp. NBC_01428 genome encodes the following:
- a CDS encoding siderophore-interacting protein, with translation MGQRRGWEGAVLKLLRARDFVLTVTDVEEVAPLYRRLRVADGGLLAATGVHPTMWVRLWFADAGRPHQRAYTLVSPDPVTGTFALEFALHEGRASDWARGARPGDTIEATVQGTDFEEPAPAPSHLFAVVDPAALPALNSLLGALGSAPATIWFEGDPGGLPCAVDPVRHELRPVPRLDDGAHLVERVKAELPDLLRDEPDPYVWITCDTTTTRNLAAHVRKELNVPRRRVHALGYWRAAPVPATVGGPAGE, from the coding sequence ATGGGACAGCGACGTGGTTGGGAGGGTGCGGTCCTCAAACTGCTGAGGGCCAGGGACTTCGTCCTCACAGTGACGGACGTGGAGGAGGTGGCACCGCTCTACCGGCGCCTGCGGGTCGCCGACGGGGGGCTGCTCGCCGCGACCGGCGTCCACCCGACCATGTGGGTCCGCCTGTGGTTCGCCGATGCGGGCCGGCCTCATCAGCGGGCGTACACGCTGGTCTCCCCGGACCCGGTGACGGGCACCTTCGCTCTCGAGTTCGCGCTGCACGAAGGGCGCGCCAGCGACTGGGCGCGCGGCGCGCGCCCCGGGGACACGATCGAGGCCACGGTCCAGGGAACGGACTTCGAGGAACCCGCGCCCGCGCCGTCCCACCTCTTCGCCGTCGTCGACCCGGCCGCGCTGCCCGCCCTCAACTCCCTGCTCGGTGCGCTGGGTTCGGCGCCCGCCACGATCTGGTTCGAGGGGGACCCCGGCGGTCTCCCGTGTGCAGTGGACCCGGTCCGGCACGAGCTGCGTCCGGTGCCCCGCCTCGACGACGGCGCACACCTCGTCGAGCGGGTGAAGGCCGAGCTTCCCGACCTCCTCCGCGACGAACCCGACCCGTATGTCTGGATCACCTGCGACACCACGACCACGCGCAACCTCGCCGCCCACGTCCGCAAGGAGCTGAACGTGCCCCGCCGCCGGGTGCACGCTCTCGGCTACTGGCGCGCGGCCCCGGTTCCCGCCACGGTCGGCGGCCCGGCAGGGGAGTAG
- a CDS encoding GNAT family N-acetyltransferase has protein sequence MNDSTHDLRIRPGGPDDAPVILDMLDAAVAWMNSRGNTEQWGTVPYSRTSGGVERVRRYTTEYAPYIAELDGTPVGTLVLDSGPSPQMPMIKPADEPERYVRLLVSDRRNAGRGIGAALLSHAVEETRRAGVSLLRVDCWAGGGGDLVAYYERNGFTPTDSFLSGTWPGQVLERRIG, from the coding sequence GTGAACGACAGCACGCACGACCTACGGATCCGGCCGGGCGGCCCGGACGACGCGCCGGTCATCCTGGACATGCTCGACGCCGCGGTGGCCTGGATGAACAGCCGCGGGAACACCGAGCAGTGGGGCACCGTCCCGTACTCGCGCACGTCGGGCGGTGTGGAGCGGGTACGGCGGTACACCACCGAGTACGCCCCCTACATCGCGGAGCTGGACGGCACCCCGGTCGGAACCCTGGTGCTGGACTCCGGGCCCAGTCCGCAGATGCCGATGATCAAGCCCGCGGACGAGCCCGAGCGGTATGTGCGCCTGCTCGTCTCCGACCGCCGGAACGCCGGCCGGGGCATCGGGGCGGCGCTCCTGTCCCATGCCGTCGAGGAGACCCGGCGGGCGGGCGTCTCCCTGCTCCGGGTCGACTGCTGGGCGGGCGGCGGAGGTGACCTGGTCGCCTACTACGAGCGCAACGGGTTCACCCCCACCGACAGCTTCCTCTCCGGGACCTGGCCGGGACAGGTGCTGGAACGACGGATCGGCTGA
- a CDS encoding TetR/AcrR family transcriptional regulator, producing the protein MTNGSGPQRGRRPGSPDTRAVILDVARRRFLEDGYHAVTLRSVAGEAGVDLALISYYFGSKKGLFGAALALGANPAEILAQVAEDGDLSTFPERVLHQVLAVWDDPVSGPPLLAMLKSAIDDDGFGELVKEAVEREIVERIAGLVPGRDARQRAASFTAVIGGLIATRYLLRLEPIVSMSVEEVVRFVSPQLRQALRGPGRQAPRSRPARPPAARP; encoded by the coding sequence GTGACGAATGGATCCGGGCCGCAGCGTGGACGCAGGCCGGGCAGCCCGGACACCCGGGCGGTGATCCTCGACGTCGCACGGCGACGCTTCCTGGAGGACGGCTATCACGCGGTCACGCTGCGCTCCGTCGCCGGTGAGGCCGGGGTCGATCTCGCCCTGATCAGCTACTACTTCGGCTCCAAGAAGGGCCTGTTCGGAGCCGCCTTGGCCCTCGGCGCGAACCCGGCCGAGATCCTCGCGCAGGTCGCCGAGGACGGGGACCTGAGCACGTTTCCCGAACGGGTCCTGCACCAGGTCCTCGCCGTCTGGGACGACCCGGTGTCGGGGCCGCCGCTGCTCGCGATGCTGAAGAGCGCGATCGACGACGACGGCTTCGGTGAGCTGGTCAAGGAAGCCGTCGAGCGGGAGATCGTGGAACGCATCGCGGGTCTCGTGCCCGGCCGGGACGCCCGGCAGCGCGCCGCCTCGTTCACCGCGGTGATCGGCGGGCTCATCGCCACGCGCTATCTGCTGCGCCTGGAGCCGATCGTGTCCATGAGCGTCGAAGAGGTCGTCCGATTCGTGAGCCCGCAGCTGCGCCAGGCGCTGCGCGGCCCCGGTCGCCAGGCGCCCCGCAGCCGTCCGGCCCGGCCACCGGCGGCCCGCCCCTGA
- a CDS encoding MFS transporter → MPSTRAQTAGPAPAARHHLVLVVTCLALGTVVAAMASLNVALPDLARETHATQTQLSWIIDSYSLVFASLLLPAGALGDRFGRRRALLAGLTLFGAGSAAASLTTDPSTLIALRGVLGVGAALVMPATLSTITSTFPRAQRAQAVSVWAAVAGASALVGLFATGALLEGWSWRSVFLLNVALALVALIGTLLFVPESAEPQQPRLDIGGALLAVAGLVALVYSVIEAPTRGWADPVTLGGIGLGLVVLAGFVLFELRRANPLLDPRLFRNHHFAAGSLSIMLQFFVFFGFIFVMMQYLQLVRGDSALMAATSMLPMALTMVPVSRATPRLVARFGFRRPWVAGLVGVAGGMGVLSLLDASSPYWLIATGLVPLGAGMGLAMTPATTSITDALPRSLQNVGSAMNDLARELGGALGIAVLGSLLSAAYRDHLSLPGLPDHVADAARSSLAAAHAIGGPVSDHATTAFVDGMHVALLGAAAAAVLAAVTVALLLRSAPLQKPFDDDEVTDVTGPADTEEQEQPAYR, encoded by the coding sequence ATGCCCTCCACGCGCGCCCAAACCGCCGGCCCGGCGCCGGCCGCACGCCACCATCTGGTCCTGGTGGTCACCTGCCTGGCCCTCGGCACGGTGGTCGCCGCCATGGCCTCGCTGAACGTGGCCCTGCCCGACCTCGCCCGCGAGACCCACGCCACGCAGACGCAGTTGTCCTGGATCATCGACTCCTACAGCCTCGTCTTCGCCTCGCTGCTGCTTCCGGCCGGCGCGCTCGGAGACCGTTTCGGCCGCAGGCGGGCCCTCCTCGCGGGGCTCACCCTCTTCGGAGCGGGATCGGCAGCGGCGTCCCTCACCACCGACCCCTCGACGCTGATCGCCCTGCGCGGGGTGCTGGGCGTGGGTGCGGCCCTGGTCATGCCGGCCACGCTCTCCACCATCACCAGCACGTTCCCCCGCGCCCAGCGGGCACAGGCGGTCAGCGTCTGGGCGGCGGTCGCCGGCGCCAGCGCGCTGGTCGGACTGTTCGCCACCGGCGCCCTGCTGGAGGGCTGGTCGTGGCGCTCGGTGTTCCTGCTGAACGTGGCCCTGGCCCTGGTCGCGCTGATCGGGACCCTGCTCTTCGTACCCGAGTCCGCGGAGCCGCAGCAGCCCCGCCTCGACATCGGGGGTGCCCTCCTCGCCGTCGCCGGTCTGGTCGCGCTCGTCTACTCGGTGATCGAGGCGCCGACCCGCGGATGGGCCGACCCGGTCACGCTCGGCGGCATCGGCCTCGGTCTGGTGGTACTGGCCGGCTTCGTGCTCTTCGAGCTGCGCCGCGCCAACCCGCTGCTGGACCCCCGGCTGTTCCGCAACCACCACTTCGCCGCCGGTTCGCTGTCGATCATGCTTCAGTTCTTCGTCTTCTTCGGCTTCATCTTCGTGATGATGCAGTACCTCCAACTGGTCCGCGGGGACAGCGCGTTGATGGCCGCGACCTCGATGCTGCCGATGGCCCTGACGATGGTGCCGGTCTCGCGTGCGACGCCGCGGCTGGTGGCCCGGTTCGGTTTCCGCAGGCCGTGGGTGGCAGGCCTGGTGGGCGTCGCCGGCGGGATGGGCGTGCTCTCCCTGCTCGACGCGTCCAGCCCGTACTGGCTCATCGCGACCGGTCTCGTGCCGCTGGGCGCCGGAATGGGGCTGGCCATGACCCCGGCCACGACGTCCATCACGGACGCCCTGCCGCGCTCCCTGCAGAACGTCGGGTCCGCGATGAACGACCTGGCGCGTGAGCTGGGCGGGGCCCTCGGGATCGCCGTCCTCGGCAGCCTGCTGAGCGCCGCCTACCGTGACCACCTGAGCCTGCCGGGCCTGCCGGACCACGTGGCGGACGCGGCCCGCTCCTCCCTCGCGGCCGCCCACGCCATCGGCGGCCCGGTCTCCGACCACGCGACGACCGCCTTCGTCGACGGCATGCACGTCGCGCTCCTGGGCGCCGCCGCCGCGGCGGTGCTGGCCGCGGTCACCGTCGCACTGCTGCTCCGTTCCGCCCCGCTCCAGAAGCCGTTCGACGACGACGAGGTGACCGACGTGACGGGTCCGGCCGACACCGAGGAGCAGGAGCAGCCCGCGTACCGGTGA
- a CDS encoding GNAT family N-acetyltransferase, with protein sequence MSDICAPIRPFVHEEHVPGAGVFRVLPLDPTADCATIHAWASQERAAFWGMNELTVDQITAIYGELEELTTHHAFMVEKDGEPVALLQTYDPEADRVGECYEARPGDIGIHLLLAPAGPEGSHAGWTASLSAVIAAFVLRGLDRRRVVTDPDVRNQKAISRLLRQGFAIGPVVVLPEVDLPEVHLPEKHAQLAFLPREFVFPDGS encoded by the coding sequence ATGTCTGACATATGCGCCCCCATCCGGCCGTTCGTGCACGAGGAGCACGTCCCCGGCGCCGGCGTCTTCCGCGTCCTGCCCCTCGACCCCACCGCCGACTGCGCGACGATCCACGCGTGGGCGAGCCAGGAGCGTGCCGCGTTCTGGGGCATGAACGAGTTGACGGTGGACCAGATCACCGCGATCTACGGCGAGTTGGAAGAGCTGACGACCCACCACGCCTTCATGGTGGAGAAAGACGGTGAGCCGGTCGCCCTGCTGCAGACCTACGACCCGGAGGCGGACCGCGTCGGCGAGTGCTACGAGGCCCGCCCCGGGGACATCGGCATCCACCTGCTGCTGGCGCCCGCGGGCCCGGAGGGAAGTCACGCGGGCTGGACGGCATCGCTGTCCGCCGTGATCGCCGCGTTCGTGCTGCGCGGGCTCGACCGGCGGCGCGTCGTCACCGATCCCGACGTCCGCAACCAGAAGGCCATCAGCAGACTGCTCAGACAGGGGTTCGCGATCGGGCCCGTGGTCGTCCTGCCCGAGGTCGACCTGCCGGAGGTTCATCTCCCCGAGAAGCACGCCCAGTTGGCCTTCCTGCCGCGCGAGTTCGTCTTCCCCGACGGTTCCTGA
- a CDS encoding ABC transporter ATP-binding protein, with the protein MGEVPTEEPAGLREAVVALREVSVHRHTTGQVILSEIDWTVRSGEHWALLGANGAGKTTLLRLLGALMHPTTGTVEVLGFRLGRVDVRELRARIGHVSTAPRVPQDVTAHTVVLTGHTGTVQPLWRKYDDTVRRRADELLAELDIKELADRPYGVCSGGQRARVLIARALMADPSLLLLDEPFNALDLPSREDLVDAMQRLAESRPGLATVTVTHHLEELSPAVSHTLLLREGRVLARGSVDETLTDSWLTSCFGRPITVARHDGRWAAYSGRPGGR; encoded by the coding sequence ATGGGTGAGGTGCCGACCGAGGAACCAGCCGGTCTCCGAGAGGCGGTCGTCGCGCTCCGCGAGGTGAGCGTGCACCGTCACACGACGGGCCAGGTGATCCTTTCGGAGATCGACTGGACGGTGCGGTCCGGTGAGCACTGGGCGCTGCTCGGGGCCAACGGCGCGGGCAAGACGACGCTGCTGCGGCTCCTCGGCGCCCTGATGCACCCGACGACCGGGACCGTCGAGGTGCTCGGGTTCCGGCTGGGCCGTGTCGATGTGCGGGAGCTGCGCGCCCGCATCGGCCATGTGAGCACGGCGCCGCGGGTGCCGCAGGACGTCACCGCCCACACGGTCGTGCTGACGGGTCACACCGGCACGGTGCAGCCGCTGTGGCGGAAGTACGACGACACGGTGCGCCGGCGTGCCGACGAGCTGCTGGCCGAGCTGGACATCAAGGAGCTGGCCGACCGGCCGTACGGTGTCTGCTCGGGTGGGCAGCGGGCCCGTGTCCTGATCGCCAGGGCACTGATGGCCGACCCGTCCCTGCTGCTTCTCGACGAGCCGTTCAACGCACTGGACCTGCCGTCCCGCGAGGATCTCGTGGACGCGATGCAGCGGCTGGCCGAGAGCCGTCCGGGCCTCGCGACGGTGACGGTGACCCACCATCTCGAGGAGCTCTCCCCGGCCGTCAGTCACACCCTGCTGCTGCGGGAGGGGCGCGTCCTCGCCCGCGGTTCCGTGGACGAGACCCTGACCGACAGCTGGCTGACCAGCTGCTTCGGCCGCCCCATCACGGTGGCCCGGCACGACGGTCGGTGGGCGGCCTACTCCGGTCGCCCCGGCGGCCGCTGA
- the lpdA gene encoding dihydrolipoyl dehydrogenase, with amino-acid sequence MSAHFDVVVLGAGPGGYVAAIRAAQLGLSTAVVEEKYWGGVCLNVGCIPSKALLRNAELAHIFTQEAKTFGIRVDGEVTFDYGPAFTRSRKVADGRVKGVHYLMKKNKITQFDGRGTFSDDRTLQVALTDGGTETVTFDHCVIAAGATTRLLPGTSLSERVVTYEEQILSETLPESIIIAGAGAIGVEFAYVLHNYGVEVTLVEFLDRIVPLEDEEVSAELARRYKRLGINVLTSTRVEAIDDSGDAVKVMVTTGGQRQTLEAGKVLQAIGFQPRVEGYGLENTGVELTERGAIDIDGRGRTNVPHIFAIGDVTAKLMLAHAAESMGIVAAETIADAETMELDYVMIPRATYCQPQIASFGWTEAQARERGFDVQVAKFPFTANGKAHGLGETAGFVKILSDARYGELLGAHLIGPEVTELLPELTLAQQWDLTVHEVARNVHGHPTLGEAVKEAVHGLAGHMINM; translated from the coding sequence ATGAGCGCACACTTTGACGTGGTGGTCCTGGGCGCCGGCCCGGGTGGATATGTCGCGGCGATCCGGGCGGCCCAGCTCGGACTCAGTACGGCGGTCGTCGAGGAGAAGTACTGGGGCGGTGTGTGCCTGAACGTGGGGTGCATCCCGTCGAAGGCGCTGCTGCGCAACGCGGAACTGGCCCACATCTTCACCCAGGAGGCCAAGACGTTCGGCATCCGTGTGGACGGCGAGGTGACCTTCGACTACGGCCCCGCCTTCACCCGTAGCCGCAAGGTGGCGGACGGCCGCGTCAAGGGCGTCCACTACCTGATGAAGAAGAACAAGATCACCCAGTTCGACGGGCGCGGCACCTTCTCGGACGACCGCACCCTCCAGGTCGCCCTCACCGACGGCGGCACGGAGACGGTCACGTTCGACCACTGCGTCATCGCCGCGGGCGCCACCACCCGGCTGCTCCCGGGAACGTCACTGAGCGAGCGCGTGGTGACGTACGAGGAGCAGATCCTGTCGGAGACCCTCCCGGAGAGCATCATCATCGCCGGGGCGGGCGCCATCGGCGTCGAGTTCGCGTACGTGCTGCACAACTACGGCGTCGAGGTCACCCTCGTCGAGTTCCTCGACCGGATCGTTCCGCTGGAGGACGAGGAGGTCTCCGCCGAACTGGCCCGGCGCTACAAGCGGCTCGGCATCAACGTGCTGACGTCCACCCGGGTGGAGGCCATCGACGACTCCGGTGACGCGGTCAAGGTCATGGTGACCACCGGCGGCCAGCGGCAGACGCTGGAGGCCGGCAAGGTGCTCCAGGCGATCGGGTTCCAGCCCCGGGTGGAGGGCTACGGCCTGGAGAACACCGGGGTCGAGCTGACCGAGCGCGGCGCGATCGACATCGACGGCAGGGGCCGCACGAACGTGCCGCACATCTTCGCGATCGGGGACGTGACGGCGAAGCTGATGCTCGCGCACGCGGCCGAGTCGATGGGCATCGTGGCGGCCGAGACGATCGCCGACGCGGAGACGATGGAACTCGACTACGTGATGATCCCGCGGGCCACCTACTGCCAGCCGCAGATCGCCAGCTTCGGCTGGACCGAGGCGCAGGCCCGCGAGCGGGGCTTCGACGTCCAGGTGGCGAAGTTCCCGTTCACGGCGAACGGCAAGGCGCACGGCCTCGGCGAGACCGCGGGCTTCGTCAAGATCCTCTCCGACGCACGGTACGGGGAGCTCCTCGGCGCCCACCTGATCGGCCCCGAAGTCACCGAGCTGCTGCCGGAGTTGACGCTGGCCCAGCAGTGGGACCTCACCGTTCACGAGGTCGCCCGCAATGTGCACGGGCACCCGACGCTCGGCGAGGCGGTCAAGGAGGCCGTGCACGGACTCGCCGGGCACATGATCAACATGTGA
- the katG gene encoding catalase/peroxidase HPI, producing the protein MSENHDAIVTDPKSEEAGGGCPVAHGRAAHPTQGGGNRQWWPERLNLKILAKNPAVANPLGERFDYAAAFQGLDLAAVKQDIAEVLTTSQDWWPADFGHYGPFMIRMAWHSAGTYRISDGRGGAGAGQQRFAPLNSWPDNGNLDKARRLLWPVKKKYGQSLSWADLMILTGNVALEQMGFDTFGFAGGREDVWESEEDVYWGPETTWLGDERYTGDRELENPLGAVQMGLIYVNPEGPNGNPDPLAAARDIRETFRRMAMNDEETVALIAGGHTFGKTHGAGPADNVGDDPEAAPIEAQGLGWKSSYRTGKGADAITSGLEVTWTTTPTQWSNGFFDNLFGYEWELTQSPAGANQWKPKDGAGEGTVPDAHDASKKIAPSMLTTDLSLRFDPIYEPISRRFHENPAEFADAFARAWYKLTHRDMGPKSLYLGAEVPQETLLWQDPLPAAEGAAIGAEDVTALKAKLLDSGLTVAELVSTAWASASTYRGSDKRGGANGARIRLEPQRGWAANDPDQLASVLRTLEGVQREFNAGGKHVSLADLIVLGGVAAVEKAAKDAGHDVQVPFTPGRVDATDEHTDAESFAALEPAADGFRNYLGKGNRLPAEYLLLDRANLLTLSAPELTVLVGGLRALGATQGQSAHGVLTETPGRLTNDFFVNLLDLGTTWTATSEDATTFEARDASGQVKWTGTRADLVFGSNSELRALAEVYASDDAKEKFVKDFVSAWDKVMNLDRFDLV; encoded by the coding sequence ATGTCTGAGAACCACGATGCGATCGTCACAGACCCGAAATCGGAAGAGGCCGGAGGTGGCTGCCCCGTCGCGCACGGCCGCGCCGCGCACCCGACCCAGGGCGGCGGCAACCGTCAGTGGTGGCCGGAGCGCCTCAACCTGAAGATCCTTGCGAAGAACCCCGCCGTGGCGAACCCGCTGGGTGAGCGGTTCGACTACGCCGCCGCGTTCCAGGGCCTCGACCTGGCGGCCGTGAAGCAGGACATCGCCGAGGTGCTCACCACCTCGCAGGACTGGTGGCCCGCCGACTTCGGCCACTACGGCCCCTTCATGATCCGTATGGCGTGGCACAGCGCGGGCACCTACCGCATCAGCGACGGCCGCGGCGGTGCCGGTGCCGGCCAGCAGCGCTTCGCCCCGCTCAACAGCTGGCCGGACAACGGCAACCTCGACAAGGCCCGCCGTCTGCTGTGGCCCGTGAAGAAGAAGTACGGCCAGAGCCTCTCCTGGGCCGACCTCATGATCCTCACCGGCAACGTCGCCCTGGAGCAGATGGGCTTCGACACCTTCGGCTTCGCCGGCGGCCGCGAGGACGTCTGGGAGTCCGAGGAGGACGTGTACTGGGGCCCGGAGACCACCTGGCTCGGCGACGAGCGCTACACGGGCGACCGCGAGCTGGAGAACCCGCTCGGCGCCGTCCAGATGGGCCTCATCTACGTCAACCCCGAGGGCCCCAACGGCAACCCGGACCCGCTCGCCGCGGCCCGCGACATCCGTGAGACGTTCCGCCGCATGGCGATGAACGACGAGGAGACGGTCGCCCTGATCGCGGGCGGTCACACCTTCGGCAAGACCCACGGCGCCGGCCCGGCGGACAACGTCGGCGACGACCCCGAGGCCGCCCCCATCGAGGCGCAGGGCCTCGGCTGGAAGAGCAGCTACCGCACCGGCAAGGGCGCGGACGCGATCACCTCCGGCCTGGAGGTCACCTGGACCACCACGCCCACGCAGTGGAGCAACGGCTTCTTCGACAACCTCTTCGGCTACGAGTGGGAGCTGACCCAGAGCCCCGCCGGCGCCAACCAGTGGAAGCCGAAGGACGGCGCGGGCGAGGGCACCGTCCCGGACGCCCATGACGCGTCGAAGAAGATCGCCCCGTCGATGCTCACGACGGACCTGTCGCTGCGCTTCGACCCGATCTACGAGCCCATCTCGCGGCGCTTCCACGAGAACCCCGCGGAGTTCGCGGACGCCTTCGCCCGCGCCTGGTACAAGCTGACCCACCGCGACATGGGCCCGAAGTCCCTCTACCTCGGCGCCGAGGTGCCGCAGGAGACGCTGCTGTGGCAGGACCCGCTGCCCGCGGCGGAGGGTGCGGCCATCGGCGCCGAGGACGTCACCGCTCTCAAGGCGAAGCTCCTCGACTCCGGCCTGACCGTGGCGGAGCTGGTCTCCACCGCGTGGGCGTCGGCCTCGACGTACCGCGGCAGCGACAAGCGCGGCGGCGCCAACGGCGCGCGCATCCGTCTGGAGCCGCAGCGCGGCTGGGCGGCCAACGACCCCGACCAGCTGGCCTCGGTGCTGCGCACCCTGGAGGGCGTCCAGCGTGAGTTCAACGCCGGCGGCAAGCACGTCTCGCTGGCCGACCTGATCGTCCTCGGCGGCGTCGCGGCCGTCGAGAAGGCCGCCAAGGACGCCGGTCACGACGTCCAGGTGCCCTTCACGCCGGGCCGGGTCGACGCGACGGACGAGCACACCGACGCGGAGTCGTTCGCCGCGCTGGAGCCGGCCGCCGACGGTTTCCGCAACTACCTCGGCAAGGGCAACCGCCTGCCGGCCGAGTACCTGCTGCTCGACCGCGCGAACCTGCTGACCCTGAGCGCCCCGGAGCTGACGGTCCTCGTCGGTGGCCTGCGCGCCCTCGGTGCCACGCAGGGACAGTCGGCGCACGGTGTCCTCACCGAGACCCCGGGCAGGCTGACGAACGACTTCTTCGTCAACCTGCTCGACCTGGGCACGACCTGGACGGCGACGTCCGAGGACGCGACCACCTTCGAGGCCCGCGACGCCTCGGGCCAGGTCAAGTGGACCGGTACGCGCGCCGACCTGGTCTTCGGCTCGAACTCCGAGCTGCGCGCGCTCGCCGAGGTCTACGCGAGCGACGACGCGAAGGAGAAGTTCGTGAAGGACTTCGTCTCCGCGTGGGACAAGGTCATGAACCTCGACCGGTTCGACCTGGTCTGA
- a CDS encoding Fur family transcriptional regulator: MSDLLERLRGRGWRMTSQRRVVAEVLDGDHVHLTADEVHARAAERLPEISRATVYNALGELVSLGEVIEVSTDGRAKRYDPNAHHPHQHLVCSGCGTVRDVHPTGNPLSDLPATERFGFAVAAVEVTYRGLCPSCA, from the coding sequence ATGAGTGACCTGCTGGAGCGACTGCGCGGGCGTGGCTGGCGGATGACCTCGCAGCGGCGCGTCGTCGCCGAGGTCCTCGACGGCGATCATGTGCATCTCACGGCCGACGAGGTGCACGCGCGTGCGGCGGAGCGGCTGCCCGAGATCTCCCGCGCGACCGTCTACAACGCGCTGGGGGAGCTGGTCTCCCTGGGAGAGGTCATCGAGGTCTCCACCGACGGCCGGGCCAAGCGCTACGACCCGAACGCGCACCACCCGCACCAGCACCTCGTGTGCTCCGGCTGCGGCACCGTCCGCGACGTCCACCCGACCGGGAACCCGCTGTCCGACCTTCCGGCGACGGAGCGCTTCGGCTTCGCGGTGGCCGCCGTCGAGGTCACCTACCGGGGGTTGTGCCCTTCGTGCGCCTGA
- a CDS encoding FAD binding domain-containing protein has product MLLRLPTSVSEAQECMAEGAVPIGGATLVWAGWQRDGFPELAMSLRDLPEANTIGDGTLGAAVVLHRIDDRLPEVLRRAAATVGTGAVRRTATVGGNLVGSSLRCLLPGALVLDARAVILEQDGVRETDLAEVIAKRHLLLGLRWSASTASSYHKSEGAAGGAPPLVVAAALHPAADGRRLLRVAVRDGYEVLGDSILCDTDADSVLGTLRNGDLGQLPSDAWDIMRRQTTDLLARGAE; this is encoded by the coding sequence GTGCTGTTGCGACTGCCCACGTCCGTGTCCGAAGCACAGGAGTGCATGGCCGAGGGGGCGGTGCCGATAGGCGGCGCGACGCTGGTGTGGGCCGGCTGGCAACGGGACGGTTTCCCCGAGCTGGCGATGTCGCTGCGCGATCTCCCGGAGGCCAACACGATCGGGGACGGGACGCTGGGTGCGGCCGTGGTGCTGCACCGGATCGACGACCGCCTGCCGGAGGTGCTGCGCCGGGCCGCGGCCACCGTCGGCACCGGGGCGGTACGCAGGACGGCCACCGTCGGCGGCAATCTCGTCGGCAGCTCGTTGCGCTGCCTGCTGCCCGGGGCGCTCGTCCTGGACGCGCGCGCGGTCATTCTGGAGCAGGACGGGGTCCGCGAGACCGATCTGGCGGAGGTCATCGCCAAGCGCCACCTCCTGCTCGGCCTGCGCTGGAGCGCTTCGACGGCCAGCAGCTACCACAAGTCGGAGGGCGCGGCGGGCGGGGCACCGCCCCTCGTCGTGGCCGCCGCCCTGCACCCCGCAGCCGACGGACGGCGCCTCCTGCGCGTCGCCGTGCGCGACGGGTACGAGGTGCTCGGCGACAGCATCCTGTGCGACACGGACGCGGACTCCGTCCTCGGCACACTGCGCAACGGCGATCTGGGCCAACTGCCGTCCGACGCCTGGGACATCATGAGGCGGCAGACCACCGACCTGCTGGCCCGCGGCGCGGAGTGA